The genomic stretch TTCTCGCCGGTATAGGCATCCTGCTTGACCAGCAACTCCTGGTCGCTTTCCAGGGTTTTCACCTGTTTCCAGTCCACCGGGATCGCACCCGCGTATTCAGTCTGGATCAATAGCTTGCCGCCGTCGAAAACCTTGATCTTGCCCGTCAGGCGATCACCGTTTTTCAACCAGACCGTATCGGCCAACACAGGGGTAGAAGCAGTAAAGACAGCGAGGCACAGCAAGGTTCTGGACAACATAAGCAATTATGGGGCTCAAATTTGGCGAAAAAGGGGGCATTATCGGCGTAGCGCAAGTCTTAGCAAGGACTGACTCAAGGTTTTCTATTGAGTTCAATTCTCAACGCCATCTTTACAGACACTTCCTACGCAACCACGATCAATTTCAACCGAGCCGCCCGAACAGTGAACGAGCCCGCCGATACCCCGCAAACCCCTGCTGAAATGCGCCGTACCGCGCTCTACCTGACCTTGGCCCAAGTGCCCGAAGGCTGCGTGGTCAGTTACGGCGAACTGGCGTACCTGGCCGGACTTGGGCGTGCCGCTCGCTTCGTGGGGCGCACGCTGAGCCAGCTTCCCGAAGGCTCCAAACTGCCTTGGCACCGCGTGGTCGCCGCCGGCGGTCGGATAAGTCTGCCCGTGGGTAGCGCCTCGGGCGATGAACAACGTGCGCGTTTGCGTGGGGAAGGTGTCAGTATCCTGAACAATCGCGTTGATATTCAGCGCCATGGCTGGCGCCCGGTAGAGCACAGCGGTTAGAGTGCGCGCTTTGTTTCCGTAAATCTGAGGCAGACTCCAGCCCATGCCCCGTAAAACCTGGCGCGCCGCGCTCGCTGCCTATGCCAGCCCCTCGACGTTAGTGCTGTTACTGCTTGGCTTTGCCGCCGGCCTGCCTTACATGTTGGTGTTCTCGACGCTCTCGGTCTGGTTGCGTGAAGCCGGTGTGGCACGCGAGACCATTGGCTATGCGAGCCTGATCGGCCTGGCATATGCGTTCAAGTGGGTCTGGTCGCCGCTGCTGGACCAATGGCGCCTGCCGCTGCTGGGCAAGCTGGGCCGTCGTCGTTCCTGGCTGGTGCTGTCCCAATCCCTGGTGATTCTCGGCTTGATCGGCATGGGCTTCTGCGACCCGCAGAAACACTTGTCCTGGCTGATCGCCATTGCCGTTATCGTTGCCTTCGCCTCCGCCACCCAAGACATTGCGGTGGACGCCTATCGCCTGGAAATTGCCGACGACAGTCGCCAGGCCGCCCTGGCCGCCAGCTATATGTCCGGCTATCGCATCGCCGCCCTGCTGGCCACGGCGGGCGCGCTGTTCTTTGCCGAAGGCTTTGGTTCCACCGGCTTCAACTACAAGCATTCGGCGTGGACCGGCACCTACGTGCTGTTCGGCGTGCTGATGATCCCTGCCCTGCTGACCAGCTTTTTCATGCGTGAACCCGATGTGCCCCTGCGCACCCAGTTGCAGGCCGGGCGCTATACGTTTGCCCATCAACTGATGTCGGTATTTGTGCTGATCATCCTACTGGTGTCGGTACCGGCGATGTTCACCCAGTTGTACAACACCGATTTCGCCAGCGTGCTGTTCGACGGCGTGAGCCTGCTCGACCTGCTACTGGAGGATCGCGCCTTCCTGCGCGCGATCCTCTATATCACCCTCACCGCCCTGTGCCTCTCGGCCATGGGCCGCAGGGGCCTGGCGCCGGTGCTGACACCGGTCAACGACTTTATCCTGCGCTACCGCTGGCAGGCCCTGCTGCTGCTTGGGCTGATTGCCACCTACCGTATGTCGGACACGGTGATGGGCGTGATGGCCAACGTGTTCTATATCGACCAGGGGTTCACCAAGGACCAGATCGCCAGTGTCAGCAAGATCTTCGGCCTGATCATGACCCTCGTCGGCGCCGGCATGGGCGGCCTGCTGATCGTGCGCTTCGGCATCCTGCCGATTTTGTTTATCGGGGGCATCACCTCGGCCGGCACCAACCTGCTGTTCCTGATGCTCGCCGACATGGGCGCCGACCTGCAGATGCTGATCTTCACCATCTCCCTGGACAACTTCAGCTCGGGCCTGGCGACCTCGGCGTTCGTCGCCTACCTGTCGAGCCTGACCAACCTGAAGTTCTCCGCTACCCAGTACGCCCTGCTCAGCTCGATCATGTTGCTGTTGCCACGGCTGATCGGCGGTTACTCGGGGGTCATGGTGGAAAAGTTCGGCTATCACAACTTCTTCCTGATCACGGCAATGCTCGGTGTACCAACACTGCTGCTGATTGCCCTGCATTGGTACCAGGAAAGCCGGCGGATCCGCCTCACCCCCCCCTCCCCCGACTGACCTCAATCCCTGTAGGAGCCGGCTTGCCGGCAATGGCGCCCGCAAGCCCTGCGATGCCGGACTGGCCTCATCGCCGGCAAGCCGGCTCCTACAGCAGACCTGATGCCTGTACTCTGGCGGCGACCGCCCGTACAATCCCAGGTCACTTCAAGTCCAAGCAACCGACAACGGCCTACCATGCGCACCAGTCAATATTTGCTCGCCACACAGAAAGAAACGCCTTCCGACGCGGTTGTGATCAGCCACCAGCTGATGCTGCGCGCCGGCATGATCCGCAAACTGGCCTCTGGCCTGTACACCTGGCTGCCCATGGGCTTGAAGGTGATGCGCAAGGTCGAAGCGATCGTTCGCGAAGAAATGAACGCCGCCGGCTCTCTGGAAGTGTTGATGCCGAGCACTCAGCCGGCTGAACTGTGGCAGGAATCCGGGCGCTGGGAGGAGTACGGCCCTGAATTGCTGCGCTTCAAGGATCGTCATGGCCGCGACTTCTGCGCAGGCCCGACCCATGAAGAAGTCATCACCGACCTGATGCGCAACGAGTTGAGCAGCTATAAACAGCTGCCCCTGAACCTGTATCAGATCCAGACCAAGTTCCGTGACGAAATCCGCCCGCGCTTCGGCTTGATGCGTGGCCGCGAATTCATCATGAAGGACGCCTATTCGTTCCACGCCGACCAGCCTTCGCTGCAAGTCACCTATGACCGCATGCACCAGGCCTACTGCAACGTGTTCACCCGCCTGGGCCTGAAGTTCCGCCCGGTCGAAGCGGACAACGGTTCTATCGGTGGCGCGGGCTCCCATGAGTTCCACGTGCTGGCAGAGTCCGGCGAAGACGATATCGTCTTCAGCGATGGCTCCGACTACGCCGCCAACATCGAGAAAGCCGAAGCCGTGCCACGGGAAACCTCCCGTCCTGCGCCCGCTGAAGAACTGCGCCTGGTCGATACCCCAGACACCAAGACCATCGCGGCCCTGGTCGAGAAATTCAATCTGCCGATTGAAAAGACCATCAAGACCCTGATCGTGCGTGCCGAGGAAGAAGGCAAGTTGATCGCCCTGGTTATCCGTGGCGACCACGAGCTCAACGAAATCAAGGCGGCCCAGCAACCTGGCGTGGCCAGCCCGCTGGTCATGGCCTCGGATGCCGAACTGCGTGACGCCATTGGCGCCGGCGCCGGTTCCCTGGGCCCGCTGAACCTGCCATTGCCGATCATCATCGACCGTTCCGTCGAGCTGATGAGCGACTTCGGCATCGGTGCCAATATCGACGACAAGCACTACTTTGGCGTCAACTGGGAGCGCGACCTGCCAGTGCCAACCGTGGCCGACCTGCGCAACGTGGTTGCCGGTGACCCAAGCCCGGATGGCAAGGGCACCCTGGAAATCAAGCGCGGTATCGAAGTGGGGCACATCTTCCAGCTGGGCAACAAGTACAGCAAGGCGATGAAGTGCGAAGTGCTGGGCGAAAACGGCAAACCAGTGACCC from Pseudomonas fluorescens encodes the following:
- a CDS encoding MGMT family protein, which codes for MNEPADTPQTPAEMRRTALYLTLAQVPEGCVVSYGELAYLAGLGRAARFVGRTLSQLPEGSKLPWHRVVAAGGRISLPVGSASGDEQRARLRGEGVSILNNRVDIQRHGWRPVEHSG
- a CDS encoding AmpG family muropeptide MFS transporter; amino-acid sequence: MPRKTWRAALAAYASPSTLVLLLLGFAAGLPYMLVFSTLSVWLREAGVARETIGYASLIGLAYAFKWVWSPLLDQWRLPLLGKLGRRRSWLVLSQSLVILGLIGMGFCDPQKHLSWLIAIAVIVAFASATQDIAVDAYRLEIADDSRQAALAASYMSGYRIAALLATAGALFFAEGFGSTGFNYKHSAWTGTYVLFGVLMIPALLTSFFMREPDVPLRTQLQAGRYTFAHQLMSVFVLIILLVSVPAMFTQLYNTDFASVLFDGVSLLDLLLEDRAFLRAILYITLTALCLSAMGRRGLAPVLTPVNDFILRYRWQALLLLGLIATYRMSDTVMGVMANVFYIDQGFTKDQIASVSKIFGLIMTLVGAGMGGLLIVRFGILPILFIGGITSAGTNLLFLMLADMGADLQMLIFTISLDNFSSGLATSAFVAYLSSLTNLKFSATQYALLSSIMLLLPRLIGGYSGVMVEKFGYHNFFLITAMLGVPTLLLIALHWYQESRRIRLTPPSPD
- a CDS encoding proline--tRNA ligase, yielding MRTSQYLLATQKETPSDAVVISHQLMLRAGMIRKLASGLYTWLPMGLKVMRKVEAIVREEMNAAGSLEVLMPSTQPAELWQESGRWEEYGPELLRFKDRHGRDFCAGPTHEEVITDLMRNELSSYKQLPLNLYQIQTKFRDEIRPRFGLMRGREFIMKDAYSFHADQPSLQVTYDRMHQAYCNVFTRLGLKFRPVEADNGSIGGAGSHEFHVLAESGEDDIVFSDGSDYAANIEKAEAVPRETSRPAPAEELRLVDTPDTKTIAALVEKFNLPIEKTIKTLIVRAEEEGKLIALVIRGDHELNEIKAAQQPGVASPLVMASDAELRDAIGAGAGSLGPLNLPLPIIIDRSVELMSDFGIGANIDDKHYFGVNWERDLPVPTVADLRNVVAGDPSPDGKGTLEIKRGIEVGHIFQLGNKYSKAMKCEVLGENGKPVTLEMGCYGIGVSRVVAAAIEQNHDDKGIIWSDTLAPFQIALVPLRYETEQVREATDKLYAELTAAGFEVLLDDRDKKTSPGIKFADMELIGIPHRIVVSDRGLADGNLEYKSRTEAEAQPLPVADVLPFLQARIRR